The following are encoded in a window of Castanea sativa cultivar Marrone di Chiusa Pesio chromosome 9, ASM4071231v1 genomic DNA:
- the LOC142611273 gene encoding epi-neemfruitin B 7-O-acetyltransferse L7AT-like, whose protein sequence is MMMDVDIISREIIRPSSPAIHHLKPFKLSLLDQFTPTTYYPLTLFYPKNHTHSTNHLKNSLSETLNTFYPFSGRMQDNLYIDYYDEGIPFTEARVSCCLSDFLEHPKMESLNHFFTFCPLCKEPNPMETAQIAVQVNIFDCGGIAIGLCMSHKIIDGITMSAFLNNWAATAGGPSNKLVHPNFSEASSLSHFPPQYILPHIVAPVIERLWFNESKRKTRRFVFDAKAIATLKVKAKSERVQNPSRTESLSCFIFKHARAASRLTSGSPRPSILAQAVNIRKKTNPHLSDYSIGNIFWWALAAYDYNSPELTDQIELRGLVATLREAISKINSDVSILQGREDLKATIEYLIQKAKMVLFTRENPYFFAFSSWLTFGLDDIDFGWGKPIWTGIYGEVGPRLMNLTVLKNTISGNGIEAWVTLDEKDMAILEHNPEFLAFATLNPSVLSQ, encoded by the coding sequence ATGATGATGGACGTTGATATCATTTCAAGAGAAATCATCAGACCATCATCACCAGCAATTCATCATCtaaaacccttcaaactctCTCTGTTGGACCAGTTCACTCCTACAACCTATTACCCACTTACCCTCTTTTACCCTAAGAACCATACTCATTCAACCAATCACCTAAAAAACTCACTCTCAGAAACCCTAAATACCTTCTACCCATTTTCTGGAAGGATGCAAGACAACCTTTACATTGATTATTACGATGAGGGCATTCCATTTACTGAGGCCCGAGTCAGTTGCTGTCTTTCTGACTTTCTTGAACATCCTAAAATGGAGTCGTTAAaccatttttttactttttgtccacTTTGCAAAGAACCAAACCCAATGGAAACTGCCCAAATAGCAGTACAAGTGAATATATTTGATTGTGGTGGAATAGCAATCGGTTTATGCATGTCACATAAGATCATAGATGGAATCACCATGAGTGCTTTCCTCAACAATTGGGCAGCCACAGCAGGCGGGCCTAGTAACAAATTAGTGCATCCTAATTTTTCAGAGGCATCATCATTATCACACTTTCCCCCGCAATATATATTGCCTCATATTGTTGCACCTGTAATAGAAAGGCTTTGGTTCAATGAAAGCAAGCGCAAGACAAGGAGATTTGTGTTTGATGCTAAGGCCATAGCTACTCTAAAGGTGAAAGCAAAGAGTGAACGAGTGCAAAACCCAAGCCGAACTGAATCACTATCTTGTTTCATTTTTAAACACGCAAGAGCTGCTTCTAGATTAACATCTGGTTCTCCAAGGCCATCTATATTGGCCCAAGCAGTAAACATCCGGAAAAAAACAAATCCACACTTGTCGGATTATTCTATAGGTAATATCTTTTGGTGGGCATTAGCAGCCTATGATTATAACTCACCAGAGTTGACAGATCAGATCGAGCTGCGTGGCTTGGTGGCAACCCTACGAGAAGCTATTTCGAAAATCAATAGTGATGTGAGCATTCTGCAAGGTCGTGAAGATTTAAAAGCCACGATCGAGTACCTAATCCAAAAAGCTAAAATGGTACTATTCACCAGAGAAAACCCATATTTTTTCGCTTTCAGCAGTTGGTTGACGTTCGGATTAGATGATATCGATTTTGGATGGGGAAAACCCATTTGGACAGGGATCTATGGGGAAGTTGGTCCGAGGTTAATGAATCTCACTGTACTTAAAAATACCATCTCTGGCAATGGGATTGAGGCATGGGTGACCTTAGATGAAAAAGATATGGCTATATTGGAGCACAATCCTGAATTCCTTGCCTTTGCTACTCTAAACCCAAGTGTTTTAAGCCAATGA